TTTGATCGAAAGCACTACTCCACCAAGAACCAACATTAGAACTAAAGGGATGTTTTTTCCATTTCTCAAGGCGTAGTTTTCCAGCTTTTTGCAGAAATTCCTGCTCTTTTTCTAAGAATAGAGCTTTTTTATCGTAGAGATTATAAAGTTCGTTTTGTTTGTCTCGCCAGCTTTGCGCTTTTTCTGGGTCTTCGGCTTGATTTTCGGCACTATTTTCGTTTTCTTGGTAAATTTCGCTACTGGTGAGGAGTTGGTCTTCTCTACCGATGGGGACCCCCACATAATAGGTTTGCCATTGGGCATTTAACCAACTGTCCCAGGTACGACTATTTTCTTTTAATTTGGGCATCCAGTGACGTTCTCCCAATTCCTCGAAAACTTGCCGACTAATTTCTTTCCATTCTTTTAATAAACTAGATTTAGCGGTTTGCATGGCCGCTGCCACCTTATCTTTGGGCAAGACGAGGATAATAATGTTGGGAAATCCGGCGGTTAGTAATTGTCGATCGCCCGGTGGGTCGATCCAGGGTTTAAAATCGGGGTATTTCTCTAGTAACCATCGATCGATTAAGGGTTGTGCGTAGAGAGAGGGATAGATCAAACTATCGGGACCGTATTGTTGGGCCAGTTGCCAGCAGACTTGAGCAGATAGATAGTGCAGAATCCAAGAACCTGCCCAAAAATCGCGCATTTTGCGGCTGGCTTTGATTAGTTCTTGCACAGGGGAAAAGGTGAAACTAACGAGATAAGCGTGGGATAATTGTTTTCCTGTCGGCCATTTATTGACCACATCCTCGGAGGTGAGATCATATCCCGCTAGGGTCCCGGCGATGGCCGCCGTTAAACTGGCATGACTCCAGATCGATCCGTCCGGTATTCTGGTTTCGGCGGGCATTAAAAGCAGATTTTCGTCATCGAGTAATTTCGTCGCCGCTTGGGGGAGACAGCGCCATAACCACCAAAATAGTTCTTTAGCTTCGTTTTCTGAGATTCCTGTGCGTAATCTGTCGGGAATTTGGTTAAATAGCCGTTTTTCCTGTTCTTTTAAGTAATCCGTGCGGTTAGAAGCGATTTTCTTATGGGTTGTGTCGGCTAATTTGAGATTTAAAGGTTCTCCGGAGAGGAGGTGACGCAATTCTAGACCTGTTTCTCGATCGTAGTTAACGAATTGGGTTAAACTACCGATCGCCGATCGATCGCTGGCTGAGGTGATATAGTCAGCTAGTTTGATTTGTTTGAGAATTGTTTTAGTCGATTTTTCGGGGTTATGTTTTCCCCACAACTTCATTACTTCTAAATCTCTCCAGAAACTGTTATCACCGCGTCCTGAGTTGCTATGTAGGGCCTTGAAGACGGGATCGTGTAGTAGTCCCCAGATTTTCGCTTGCCAGTATCCTAGGGCCATAAACGCCTCAATTCCTTGCTGACCGATGTTCTCAGTATATCAATATGCCTTAGGAACCTCTAGAGATAACACGATATTTTGAAGATTTTTCTAAAAAGCTTCAAAAGCTTATCCCGTCTAAGTTTCTGGTGGTATGAATTTTTTACTATGATTATCGTCTGTTGGGGGAGAATATCGATCGACCAACATTTGCGCCGATCGCCGGTGTTTTTCCGCCATTTCTGGGGGAGAGAGAATCTGGGCCTGTTCGAGATAGCGCTGTACCCACCAGAGAAATTCTTCCAGGGAACGGGACGGGAGAGCGATGTGGTAATCGATCGAGTTAAGGATTTTCGTCTGCGGGTCGATCTGGGGATTTGTCAACTGCTGCCGGGGGTGACGTGCTTCTCCCTCCCGGATAAAGTAACTCACAGGATGAAAAAAGCGAACTTTAACGGTAATTAGGGTTAATTGTGCCGCTAATTCCAATTTTTGCGCCGCTAAATCCCCCAAATTCAAGCCCCAGCCATTTTTAATCAGTTTGTGGGCATTATTGAGGCTGTGGCGCTGTTCTTCGAGGGAGCGAGAGGGTTCTGGGAGGATTCGACAATGACCGGCGAAACGATTGAGTCGGCCGATCGCCAGACAGCCATCGGGATAGGTTTCGTAGAGGAGATACCAGCCAATGTCACGGTAAATTAGCTGGAGGGGATAGATCGGGAAGGGCCCGGTAAATTTCTTTTGATAGGGATCGATCGGTCGGGCGATCTCGATTACCTCTCCCCGGACAATGGCCTGTTCTAGGGTGTCGATTTTCTCGTATAAAGTTTGGCGATATTTTCCCCGTTCCATCATCTCTTC
This Microcystis wesenbergii NRERC-220 DNA region includes the following protein-coding sequences:
- a CDS encoding helix-turn-helix transcriptional regulator; its protein translation is MTQHPKSSRERTLRERDSREFQRLMLLIATLVRHPGVGYQTLDPSENYHSGKDHNALTEVQERVRELAATLALGWPAEYPSIATLRKDITTLRDYKILDRHIYRWGYYLGTGVMSPDELKIAFDALRSRALYQGDPRIRQVYHQLDRRLQGFTLGSRADFLYPVWEQLDRPINYTDPEEMMERGKYRQTLYEKIDTLEQAIVRGEVIEIARPIDPYQKKFTGPFPIYPLQLIYRDIGWYLLYETYPDGCLAIGRLNRFAGHCRILPEPSRSLEEQRHSLNNAHKLIKNGWGLNLGDLAAQKLELAAQLTLITVKVRFFHPVSYFIREGEARHPRQQLTNPQIDPQTKILNSIDYHIALPSRSLEEFLWWVQRYLEQAQILSPPEMAEKHRRSAQMLVDRYSPPTDDNHSKKFIPPET